The Papaver somniferum cultivar HN1 chromosome 3, ASM357369v1, whole genome shotgun sequence genome includes a region encoding these proteins:
- the LOC113362033 gene encoding protein ABIL2-like codes for MKTTTMSSSTSSTISIPTQSSNYEDEMFMNKNLLFSDSVKDLRNLRSQLYSAAEYFEAAYPNDKQKPILVSNLKDYTIKALVNTVDHLGSLTNRVNLLVDEKVDEVWATKLRVSCIEQRLRTCQAYIDHEGFAQQSLAIATPKHHKRYILPVGESVFSAGHTISAYQGSRLGDEDNWDKLKNAVRTTFRNAPSSSLGNVYTPIPTKPTHQGQAQEDEENSKKLNNFAVKNPKPSLVRSTRSPSPTRKTPQPPGHNHEKLNNVVRGTLKTQPSSAGKGRSPSPTLLSMQHGLFSFRDKQKVSDKEPDSPRSKFPLLRSGSTSARSSPKILSRSTTPIPTRSITPILSRSTTTKIPSGNTSKRCPSEPPKSFITRAYADTDHQKASADKDNHRDIEQHQSKSKRILKNLLSRRKSKKADLYTFLDEY; via the exons ATGAAGACTACTACCATgtcttcatctacttcttctaCGATATCGATTCCTACGCAATCATCAAACTATGAAGATGAAATGTTTATGAACAAGAATTTGCTTTTCTCGGATAGTGTCAAG GACTTGAGAAATTTGAGATCACAATTGTACTCAGCGGCCGAGTATTTTGAAGCAGCTTATCCTAATGACAAACAGAAACCAAT ATTGGTCAGCAACTTGAAAGATTATACTATTAAAGCTCTTGTTAACACCGTCGATCATTTGGGCTCATTAACAAATAGAGTGAACCTTCTTGTTGATGAGAAAGTTGATGAAGTTTGGGCGACAAAATTACGGGTCTCTTGCATTGAGCAG AGATTAAGAACATGTCAAGCGTACATTGATCATGAGGGATTTGCTCAGCAGTCCTTAGCGATAGCGACTCCGAAGCATCATAAGCGGTATATCTTGCCAG TTGGGGAATCTGTTTTCTCTGCTGGGCATACTATATCAGCTTATCAAGGGAGTCGCTTAGGAGATGAAGATAATTGGGATAAGCTGAAGAATG CTGTTCGAACGACATTCAGAAATGCTCCATCATCGTCACTTGG AAATGTGTATACTCCTATCCCCACTAAACCGACACATCAAGGACAAgcacaagaagatgaagaaaattcgAAAAAGTTGAACAACT TTGCAGTAAAAAATCCCAAACCTTCTTTAGTCAG AAGTACACGTTCTCCATCACCTACACGTAAAACACCACAACCTCCGGGGCACAATCATGAAAAACTGAATAATG TTGTTCGAGGGACACTCAAAACCCAACCATCTTCGGCCGG AAAAGGACGTTCACCATCGCCTACATTGCTTTCTATGCAACACGGTCTGTTTTCTTTCAGAG ATAAGCAAAAAGTGTCTGATAAAGAACCAGACTCACCTCGCTCTAAATTTCCACTCTTACGTTCTGGATCTACCTCCGCTAGATCGAGCCCAAAGATTTTGAGTAGATCTACAACTCCTATCCCGACTAGATCGATCACTCCTATCCTGAGTAGATCAACAACTACAAAAATCCCTTCTGGTAATACAAGCAAACGG TGTCCTTCGGAGCCTCCGAAGTCATTTATAACACGTGCCTATGCTGATACGGACCATCAAAAAGCCAGTGCTGATAAGGACAACCACAGAGATATTGAGCAGCATCAAAGTAAAAGCAAGCGCATACTCAAAAACTTACTCAGTCGGCGCAAGTCAAAGAAGGCCGATTTGTATACCTTCTTGGATGAATATTAA